The DNA region TGTAAATAATAAGAATCGGTTGCTTGATTATATCTCCATCCGCTGCCATCGGTTTCAAAATTACCCGGACGAAAAGCAGGTTTTCCTTTTTCTGCCGGCCACCAGTGGTAATAATCTCTATACGGATTGTCTCTGGATTTTCTACTTTCTTGAAACCATTTGTGTTCGTCTGAACTATGATTAACAACTAAGTCCATTACTAATTTCAAACCTCTTTCGTGCATTCCTTTCAAGAGAGTATCAAAATCATCCATTGTTCCAAATTCTTTCATTATCGATTGATAGTCAGAAATATCATATCCATTATCTGCATTTGGCGAGCCGTAAATAGGGTTCAGCCAAACTACATCTATTCCTAAACTCTTAATGTAATCAAGTTTAGAAATAATACCTTTTAAATCCCCAACTCCATCACCATCCGTATCCATAAAACTTCTAGGATAAATTTGGTAAACAACTGCTTCTTTCCACCATTTTCTTTCAATAGATGCTTTTGTTTCTTGTGCCAATGTTGATCCAACAGATAGTAGGGTCAGAATTCAAGATATGAGTGATAATTTGGTTTTTTGTTTCATATTTATAGTTAGTTTTAAATATTCATAAATTTAATAATTGCTTTTTCAGTGATTTTAGGATTTGCCCCAACCTTGCTTGCAACTAAGGCTCCTAAACCACAAGCAAAATCAATTGCTTTTTGAGGCTCAACCCTGTTTAGTAATTTTGTTAGTAATCCTGCTAAAAAAGAATCACCGGCACCTACAGTATCTGCTACGGTTATTTTATAACCACTATTGTAAAATAATTGTTTGTTATAAAGTAAAACAGCTCCGTGACTGCCTTTAGTTACACAAATATGTGGGGTATTGGTTTTTTCGGCAATGAAATAAATGTTTTGTTCCAAAGAGTGGTAGGGAGAATCTAAATAAGTGCTAATTTCATACAATTCATCATCATTGAATTTAATAAAATCGGCTTTTTCCATTAAATCCAAAAGTAGTTCTTTGTTATAAAAAGGAGGCCTTAGGTTAGTATCAAATATTTTGTATTTGGCAACATTCAATAATGATAATAAACTTAAATAAGAAGTTATGTCTCTGCAAGCCAAGCTGCCAAATACTAATGCATCAGCATCTTTTACTGCATTTTGAGCTTCTGAAGTTGCTTCAATTTTATCCCAGGCTACAGGGTAATTGATGGTGTAAGATGCTGAGCCCTTTTCGTCTAATTGTACTAGTACTTCACCGGTGGGAAGAGAACTGTCTATTTGTATGTTTTTTGTGTTTATTTCGTTTTTATCAATAAAATGGAGCAATTCTTTTCCAGCTTCATCATCACCAATTCGACTGATAATTTGAGTGTCAATTCCCAATGAAGCCATTCGGGCAGCCACATTTAATGGCGCTCCTCCAATTTTTCTGTGAGAAGGAAATACATCAAAAAGAATTTCACCGAAACATACTATTCTTGTGTTCATATTTAATTTTTATTTGATAAACTTTCGGATAATTCTTCCAGTGTTCTTCCTTTCGTTTCAGGCATTTTAAATACTACCCAAAGTAATTGAAATACCATCATGATACAGAAAATAGCAAATACTATCGTAGTTCCAATTTCTTTGAATAAAAACGGAATGAAAGAAGGTATTAATGCAGCTAATATCCAGTGCACTGAGGTGCCAAATGAAGTTCCTGTCGCTCTTAATTTATTGGGAAATAATTCGGAGATAAACACCCATATCACTGCGCCCTGACCAATAGCGTGGGAGGCTATAAAAAGGAAAAAGAAAACAGGAACTGCTATTCCTTTCCATTCATAATAGAACGCAGCGGTTACCAGTCCTAAAGAGATAATATACCCAACAGAGCCTAAATACATTAATGTTTTTCGGCCAAATTTGTCGATTAATGATATTCCAATTAGAGTAAATAACAAATTGATAATACCAATACCAATACTACTCAAAAAAGAAGCTGATTTTTCTAATCCAGCTAATTCAAAAATGCGGGGTGCATAGTATAAAAAGGCATTAATTCCGGAAAGTTGATTGAAAAAAGCAATAAAAAATGCTAATAATAATGGTTTTCTGTATTTTTTCATAAAAATAGATTCATTGTCTATTTCGTGAGCAG from Flavobacterium nitratireducens includes:
- a CDS encoding alpha-amylase family glycosyl hydrolase, producing MAQETKASIERKWWKEAVVYQIYPRSFMDTDGDGVGDLKGIISKLDYIKSLGIDVVWLNPIYGSPNADNGYDISDYQSIMKEFGTMDDFDTLLKGMHERGLKLVMDLVVNHSSDEHKWFQESRKSRDNPYRDYYHWWPAEKGKPAFRPGNFETDGSGWRYNQATDSYYLHYFSYKQPDLNWENPKVRQEIYAMMNWWFKKGIDGFRMDVIPFIAKDTTFPIITQDDLDKIIREDGTYI
- a CDS encoding carbohydrate kinase family protein; this encodes MNTRIVCFGEILFDVFPSHRKIGGAPLNVAARMASLGIDTQIISRIGDDEAGKELLHFIDKNEINTKNIQIDSSLPTGEVLVQLDEKGSASYTINYPVAWDKIEATSEAQNAVKDADALVFGSLACRDITSYLSLLSLLNVAKYKIFDTNLRPPFYNKELLLDLMEKADFIKFNDDELYEISTYLDSPYHSLEQNIYFIAEKTNTPHICVTKGSHGAVLLYNKQLFYNSGYKITVADTVGAGDSFLAGLLTKLLNRVEPQKAIDFACGLGALVASKVGANPKITEKAIIKFMNI